The following are encoded in a window of Methanobrevibacter sp. V74 genomic DNA:
- a CDS encoding Hsp70 family protein, with the protein MSNNSDELRTKTVDFGIDLGTTTSIIAHCEGNDTPIVPNLISNRNFTPSAVAMDEEGNVLVGDSAKRQVLLDPDNATAEFKLNMGMNKGFHFKDSDKTLLPEELSAEVLKDLKNSVYKQLDLKVHSVVITVPADFGPIQNEATKKAAELAGFKNTWNVMEPVAAAYAYYNLSNEDGTWLIYDLGGGTFDVSIVKLEDDEFENLAHSGDEHLGGNLIDWDIVFKIFAKKISADLGLMDFNKKNEEKYRKAFAKLKGAAEEAKKDLSRLDKSRIFVDSLLVHENEIYDFKYNLTKDELEGVMESYIKRTINHCNDALKKAKLNVDDIDYIILVGGSTLSPVIRENLEKSFDIPLKYDIDPTTVVAKGSALFAGTIPDPYVELSSGSFALKLDYDATGPIDEEFFVSGEVLSDQVDDFEGFTIEAINIKTKRSTGKISVEDDGFFEFELMPEDESNKYSINLYDPNGILVELDENSANAIEYTAGFEPTIILPHTLGLGLYDDTLFVLAKEGSPLPYHNMEPFKTTSEVTKGDETSFISMPLYNGTAKIASNNQKVGELIISGVDVEKTMVKGSEITVTVDIDESRVMKFDVNVLDIGQKFPFKIDPNLEILNFNEVNNKFIKAKSNYEEVKSKCSANDATDEIKDYLNQIDEENIIENIEDFMDGAENDDGALNQANKLINKLNEILSNINKFFDEKNQFEEVKNIRDNVEKLVNENGSFEDREEFDTLSRQLDEAIENEDSLKVNQIIDSLIALQVRCTPETQVLEDIKNALLYLVMFAEYKDEDESLVNDLKQKATEALENDDAMAMANIGQKLMNLAIIDPNNPGGMSAGVDRT; encoded by the coding sequence ATGTCAAACAACTCTGATGAATTGAGAACAAAAACGGTTGATTTCGGTATTGATTTGGGAACAACAACTTCAATCATTGCCCATTGTGAAGGTAATGACACTCCTATTGTTCCGAATTTAATTAGTAACAGAAATTTCACGCCTTCTGCTGTTGCTATGGATGAGGAAGGCAATGTTCTTGTTGGGGATTCGGCAAAAAGACAGGTTTTACTTGATCCAGATAATGCAACCGCTGAATTTAAACTTAACATGGGGATGAACAAAGGATTCCATTTTAAAGATTCAGATAAAACATTATTGCCTGAAGAATTATCTGCTGAAGTCTTAAAGGACTTAAAAAATTCTGTTTATAAACAATTGGATTTAAAAGTTCATTCTGTAGTAATTACAGTTCCTGCAGATTTTGGACCTATACAAAATGAAGCTACTAAAAAAGCTGCAGAACTTGCTGGCTTTAAAAATACTTGGAATGTAATGGAACCTGTTGCAGCAGCTTATGCCTATTATAACTTATCAAATGAAGATGGAACTTGGTTAATTTATGATTTAGGCGGCGGCACTTTCGATGTTTCTATTGTGAAATTGGAAGATGATGAATTTGAAAATTTAGCCCATTCGGGAGATGAGCATCTTGGCGGAAATCTAATAGATTGGGACATTGTATTCAAAATTTTCGCCAAAAAAATCAGTGCCGATTTGGGTCTAATGGATTTCAATAAAAAGAATGAGGAAAAATACAGAAAGGCATTTGCAAAACTTAAAGGTGCTGCAGAAGAAGCTAAAAAAGATTTATCAAGATTGGATAAATCAAGAATATTTGTTGATAGCTTATTAGTTCATGAAAATGAAATTTACGATTTTAAATATAATCTAACTAAGGATGAGCTTGAAGGAGTTATGGAATCCTATATTAAAAGAACAATTAACCATTGTAATGATGCATTAAAAAAAGCTAAATTAAATGTCGATGATATTGATTACATTATTCTTGTTGGGGGTTCAACTCTTAGTCCGGTTATACGTGAAAATTTAGAAAAATCATTTGATATACCTTTAAAATATGATATTGACCCAACAACTGTTGTTGCTAAGGGATCAGCATTATTTGCAGGAACCATACCTGATCCTTATGTGGAACTTTCATCAGGCAGTTTTGCATTAAAGCTAGATTATGATGCTACCGGTCCAATCGATGAGGAATTTTTTGTTTCAGGTGAAGTTTTATCCGATCAAGTTGATGACTTTGAAGGTTTTACTATTGAAGCAATAAATATTAAAACAAAAAGAAGCACAGGAAAGATTTCTGTTGAGGATGATGGCTTTTTTGAATTTGAGTTAATGCCTGAAGATGAATCAAATAAATATTCAATTAATTTATATGATCCAAATGGAATTTTAGTTGAACTTGATGAAAATTCGGCTAATGCAATTGAATATACTGCCGGTTTTGAGCCAACTATTATTTTACCGCACACATTAGGATTGGGATTATATGATGATACATTATTTGTTTTAGCTAAGGAAGGTTCACCTTTACCATATCATAATATGGAACCATTCAAAACAACATCTGAGGTTACAAAAGGTGATGAAACAAGTTTTATTTCAATGCCTTTGTATAATGGCACTGCTAAAATTGCATCCAATAATCAAAAAGTCGGAGAATTAATAATTTCCGGTGTTGATGTTGAAAAAACCATGGTAAAAGGTAGTGAAATTACAGTCACTGTTGATATTGACGAATCACGTGTAATGAAATTTGATGTAAATGTTTTAGATATAGGTCAGAAATTTCCATTTAAAATTGACCCGAATCTTGAAATTCTCAATTTTAATGAGGTAAATAATAAATTCATCAAAGCAAAAAGTAATTATGAAGAAGTAAAATCAAAATGCAGTGCAAATGATGCAACCGATGAAATAAAAGACTATTTAAATCAAATTGATGAGGAAAACATCATTGAAAATATTGAAGATTTCATGGATGGTGCAGAAAACGATGACGGTGCACTTAATCAAGCAAATAAACTTATCAATAAATTAAATGAAATTCTAAGCAATATTAATAAATTTTTTGATGAAAAAAATCAGTTTGAAGAAGTTAAGAATATAAGGGATAATGTTGAAAAGTTAGTCAATGAAAACGGATCTTTTGAGGACAGGGAAGAATTTGACACCCTTTCAAGACAATTAGATGAAGCTATTGAAAATGAAGATTCACTTAAAGTTAATCAAATAATAGATTCGTTAATTGCCCTTCAAGTTAGATGCACACCTGAAACTCAGGTTCTTGAAGATATTAAAAATGCATTACTGTATTTGGTAATGTTCGCTGAATATAAAGATGAAGATGAATCTTTGGTCAACGATTTAAAACAAAAAGCTACTGAAGCTTTAGAAAATGATGATGCAATGGCAATGGCTAATATCGGACAGAAGCTTATGAATCTTGCAATTATTGATCCGAATAATCCTGGAGGCATGTCTGCTGGAGTGGATAGGACTTAA